A single window of Kwoniella bestiolae CBS 10118 chromosome 4, complete sequence DNA harbors:
- a CDS encoding protoheme IX farnesyltransferase: protein MAAREGLGLARSLVLTIPRIRPSAHSLAFAPALAHTSGLSTSSSIRLLSTYSGCARIRTGFSSSRPSSSFPSTIFPSSPYTQIRYNSSTSKSSSIQQSTEEDELQEKDKAPSPIPIHPLAPIAPPSATADITPSTSGGGSSKDPKPDASSILKLLSLAKPQWPLLTIGVACLSVSTAVNLSIPWVIGRIIDFFTPGSDATLLLGLPLEQATGALAIILLIGAAANSGRSIALRLAGQRTVAAIRNQTYGKYLSLPPSHIETAGVGDALSRLGQDTSIVGQSLSENLGEGLKAILGAGAGIGAMYLISPTLTFVMLCIIPPIAVGTFFYGRFIRKLSLKTQEAMGGMSKLAEERLSAHRTVTASNTQLSERTLYASKVDGVYKLQKKETMANGVFQGANEVAGDIGMIGLLIYGGVLVKRGEITVGDMTSLFIYVNWIEWSLNTLAGFFTGLMKGVGASQRIIGLHALPPPIPLGEGEKIAKSRSGSIELRGVDFAYPSRPDAKVLNGLNLRIDKGERIALVGGSGSGKSSIQLLLLRFYDPTSGSVSFDGQDIKQFVPESWRSRIGIVPQDPILFGGTIEQNIAYGHSNATREEVKRAARVAHCDFIENLPQGYDTIINKNSLSGGQRQRIAIARALVGNPSVLLMDEATSALDSESERAVNAALNDLFANSDITVILIAHRLSSIASADRVVLLDGGSVAEDGTYHDLITRRHGKFRKMVEGQLAKIEIGEPTVIDPAPPSEGEGIPPPQIAAVSASSSAEAPAIQAPGASASSIERAAVKASSSGSQRRQNHTSALQRPFFTSQPAPYSPPFKTVYGAANAPVPALPNLPIPHVTSPAAPLSAYRPLTPLNLKRLLMVYSQLSKRNLTILMTLTATTGLALSPLPLSIPLLFNLTIGTLLTSAAANTFNQILEIPIDAQTPRTRVRPLCMRKITPFHAFMFGLTCTVLGGTILWYGCNPTTAALGVGNLILYAGIYTPMKRFSVSNTWIGAIVGAITPLMGWTATGGHLWPSKEQPLQFNLPFSSSTYSFDGSVPNPITPLCLFLLLFSWQFPHFNALSHMIRPFYALSGYPMLSVLSPKLNALVSLRHSLLLIPFTMILPPLSGSVDWSFAITSAIPNYIFTRDSWRFYKTPTEAIAKRLFFTSLWYLPVVLGLMLVHKNLAGWLVSSKEEQEQKEQRRI, encoded by the exons ATGGCAGCTCGAGAAGGCCTCGGATTGGCGAGGTCCCTCGTCCTGACCATCCCCCGTATACGGCCTTCTGCACACTCCCTTGCCTTTGCACCTGCTCTTGCTCATACATCTGGactatcaacatcatcatctatacGGCTACTATCAACATATTCAGGATGTGCTAGGATAAGAACTGGGTTTTCATCATCTCgaccatcatcgtctttCCCCTCGACCAtattcccatcatcaccatacaCACAGATACGGTACAACTCCAGCACCTCCAAATCCAGCTCCATCCAACAATCtacagaagaagatgaattgCAAGAAAAGGATAAAGCACCTTCACCAATCCCTATTCACCCTCTAGCTCCTATAGCCCCACCATCCGCTACTGCCGATATCACACCGTCTACATCAGGTGGAGGATCAAGCAAAGATCCCAAACCCGATGCATCGTCTATCCTGAAATTACTATCGCTAGCTAAACCCCAATGGCCCCTCTTGACTATCGGAGTAGCATGTCTATCTGTCTCAACGGCAGTGAATCTCTCGATACCGTGGGTCATAGGTCGAATAATAGATTTCTTTACTCCTGGTTCGGATGCCACGCTCTTACTTGGTTTACCACTTGAACAAGCTACTGGTGCATTGGCGATCATATTGTTGATTGGGGCAGCTGCAAACTCTGGAAGGAGTATTGCGCTGAGATTGGCTGGTCAGAGGACTGTCGCTGCTATCAG GAACCAAACATACGGCAAATACCTTTCCCTACCGCCCTCGCATATCGAAACCGCCGGTGTCGGAGATGCTCTCTCTCGATTAGGTCAGGATACTTCCATAGTGGGACAGAGTCTAAGTGAGAATTTGGGTGAAGGGTTGAAAGCCATATTAGGCGCTGGAGCAGGTATTGGAGCGATgtatctcatctcaccaaccCTCACTTTCGTCATGCTCTGTATCATCCCACCTATCGCCGTCGGTACCTTCTTTTACGGTCGATTTATCAGAAAATTATCGCTGAAAACTCAGGAAGCCATGGGAGGAATGTCGAAATTGGCCGAAGAACGATTATCGGCTCATCGGACTGTTACCGCTTCGAATACCCAATTATCAGAACGGACCTTGTACGCATCAAAGGTAGATGGGGTGTATAAGTTGCAGAAAAAGGAGACAATGGCGAATGGGGTGTTCCAGGGTGCTAACGAGGTTGCTGGTGATATTGGGATGATAGGGTTGTTGATCTATGGAGGTGTGTTggtgaagagaggagaaatCACAGTGGGAGATATGACTTCGTTGTTTATCTATGTCAACTGGATAGAATGGAGTTTGAACA CCCTCGCTGGATTCTTCACTGGTCTGATGAAAGGTGTAGGAGCTTCTCAACGTATCATCGGATTACATGCGCTACCACCGCCTATACCCctgggtgaaggtgaaaaAATCGCTAAATCACGAAGTGGATCAATAGAACTACGCGGTGTAGATTTTGCATATCCCTCAAGACCTGATGCGAAAGTGCTCAACGGCCTGAATCTCAGAATAGATAAAGGTGAAAGAATAGCTCTGGTCGGTGGAAGTGGTTCCGGAAAATCGTCAATCCAACTTCTCTTGCTCAGGTTCTACGATCCTACTTCCGGTTCAGTATCATTTGATGGTCAAGACATCAAGCAGTTCGTTCCTGAATCATGGAGATCTAGAATCGGTATCGTCCCTCAGGATCCAATCTTATTTGGCGGCACGATAGAACAGAATATTGCGTATGGACACTCAAACGCTACGAGGGAGGAAGTCAAACGCGCTGCTAGGGTCGCTCATTGTGATTTCATTGAGAACCTCCCTCAGGGATATGATACTATCA TCAATAAGAACAGTCTCTCCGGTGGACAAAGACAGCGTATAGCCATTGCTAGAGCCCTTGTTGGTAATCCATCGGTACTTCTCATGGACGAAGCGACCTCTGCCCTTGATTCAGAATCTGAACGAGCTGTCAACGCCGCTTTAAACGATCTTTTCGCAAACTCAGATATCActgtcatcctcatcgcccATAGATTATCATCGATCGCATCTGCCGACAGGGTAGTTTTGCTCGACGGTGGGTCAGTCGCCGAAGATGGAACATATCACGACCTCATCACTAGAAGACATGGAAAGTTCaggaagatggtggaaggACAACTCGCTAAGATCGAAATCGGTGAACCTACCGTGATCGACCCCGCTCCCCCCTctgaaggtgaaggtatTCCGCCGCCTCAAATTGCCGCTGTCAGTGCTTCGTCTTCAGCTGAAGCTCCAGCCATCCAAGCTCCTGGCGCCAGCGCTTCATCGATAGAGAGGGCAGCTGTCAAGGCATCTTCATCCGGTTCCCAGCGTCGCCAAAACCATACTTCAGCCCTTCAGCGtcccttcttcacttcccaACCTGCACCATACTCTCCACCGTTCAAGACTGTATACGGAGCTGCCAACGCTCCTGTACCTGCTTTACCGAACCTTCCTATTCCTCATGTCACATCTCCGGCAGCTCCCTTATCGGCCTATCGACCGCTCACCCCACTCAACCTCAAACGACTGTTGATGGTATACTCTCAACTGTCCAAGCGAAACCTGACTATCCTCATGACTCTTACCGCTACCACTGGACTCGCCCTGTCCCCTCTGCCACTCTCGATACCACTCCTTTTCAACCTCACCATCGGTACACTCCTCActtcagcagcagccaatACTTTCAACCAAATTCTCGAAATACCCATTGATGCGCAGACGCCTCGAACGAGAGTCAGACCACTATGCATGCGGAAGATCACTCCCTTCCACGCATTCATGTTTGGGCTTACCTGCACTGTTCTTGGCGGTACGATATTATGGTATGGATGTAATCCCACTACTGCTGCTCTGGGTGTCGGCAATCTGATACTCTACGCTGGGATCTATACACCGATGAAGAGGTTCTCAGTATCGAACACCTGGATAGGAGCCATCGTAGGGGCGATCACACCCttgatgggatggacagCTACAGGAGGTCATCTCTGGCCAAGCAAGGAGCAACCACTACAATTCAACTtacctttctcatcttccacttaCTCCTTCGACGGCAGTGTGCCCAACCCCATCACACCGCTCTGTCTATTCCTATTATTATTCTCATGGCAATTCCCACATTTCAATGCCCTCTCTCACATGATTCGCCCTTTCTATGCTCTATCAGGATATCCCATGTTATCTGTTCTTTCGCCTAAACTCAACGCCCTGGTCTCACTACGACATTCGCTGCTTTTGATACCATTTACGATGATCCTTCCGCCATTATCTGGATCGGTAGATTGGAGTTTCGCGATTACTTCTGCTATACCGAATTATATATTTACGAGAGATTCTTGGAGATTCTACAAGACCCCTACGGAGGCTATTGCGAAGAGATTGTTCTTTACCAGCTTGTGGTATTTGCCTGTGGTGTTGGGGTTGATGTTGGTTCATAAGAATTTGGCGGGGTGGTTGGTCAGTAGcaaggaggagcaggagcagaaggaaCAGCGGAGGATATAG